A segment of the Leptospira barantonii genome:
CTTTCAACCTATAAAACGGATATACAAAACGCGATCCGAAACGGAAAATCCGTTCTGCTCGAATACCAATCCAGAAGCGGCGAAAAATCGACTCGAAGAAAAGTGGATCCGTGGTTCCTTTTTCATTCTTTAGAAGATTATTTATTAGGATATTGTCATGAACGAAAAGCTCCTCGAAACTTTCGACTTGATCATATTCTTTCCTTAAAGATCGGAGACGAATCGATCTCCGAACCCGCCGGCAGAAAAAAATCCACTTATATATCCGAATTCGAAGAGTTTCGAAAGTCACAGGAGAATTCTTCCGGAGTCGCCGAAATCTGGCATACGAAGGAAGTTTTCTACAATCTAAACAGAAAGCTCGGTCTCGAAAGAACTCCTCAAACCAAAACGATCAACGACACAGTTTATCATTTGTCGAAGGCGAAAATTCGAGAGGAAGTTTGGTTTTTGGAAACGATTCTTCCTTTCGGAAAAAACGTTATCCTAAAAAGTCCGGAGCATCTCGTCAAAAGAATCATGGGCGAGATGGAATCCATACTCCGATAAAGTAAGACGATAGGAAAAATCCATTGCTTTCTCCCGCTAAGATCAATCTCGGATTGGAAATCCCTTACAAACGTCCGGACGGTTTTCATGAAATCCGAAGCGTATTTCTAAAAATCTCCTGGGGCGACGATATAGAAATCGAACCCGCCGACAACGGAGTTTTCGAACTGATTTCCGATAACGAAATCATATTAGAAAAACGGAAACTATACGATCAGGTTTCCGAAATCGGAGATCTTAAAAAAAATATTCTTTATAAAACTTTTACAAAAGCACGTTCTCTTTTTCCGGAACTCCCCGGAGTCAGAATTCATCTTACGAAAAGAATTTCTCCGGCGGGTGGACTCGGTGGCGGAAGTACGAATGCCGCTTCTCTCCTGACTTTTCTTTTTTCCTGGCTTTCCTTTTTTACTTCCGACGAAATGCACGATCTCGCGGCTCAGATCGGATCGGATGTTCCTTTTTTCTTGGGCGACGGTCATGCGTTTGTTACCGGAAGAGGAGAAATTTCCGAAGAAATCGAAGTTCATTCTGGACAAGGGATTCTCGCCTTAACTCCACAGGTGATGAATACGGCGGAAATGTACTCCTTATTGAAAAAACCTTTACAAGAGGGGCGCTCCCAGAAAGATGGGAATACGCTGTCGGAAAATCTGATTTCTGTCCTAAAAAACGGGGATTGGAGCGCTCTGCAGGGTAGGCTCTTGAATGATTTTGAGCCGGTTGCCTTCC
Coding sequences within it:
- a CDS encoding helix-turn-helix transcriptional regulator, encoding MNPSTVRLNFKLNLIRHLRDGKRMTLEELSSVTGVTNQKDLKEQLGELFFLGATPHVADLIQVDYDSETDTFGLILPFRFDSSLRLSIREWLTLRKILEEAAESHIQESNANASPNATIQKILQKITSIVPVAGQDALSTYKTDIQNAIRNGKSVLLEYQSRSGEKSTRRKVDPWFLFHSLEDYLLGYCHERKAPRNFRLDHILSLKIGDESISEPAGRKKSTYISEFEEFRKSQENSSGVAEIWHTKEVFYNLNRKLGLERTPQTKTINDTVYHLSKAKIREEVWFLETILPFGKNVILKSPEHLVKRIMGEMESILR
- a CDS encoding 4-(cytidine 5'-diphospho)-2-C-methyl-D-erythritol kinase, whose amino-acid sequence is MLSPAKINLGLEIPYKRPDGFHEIRSVFLKISWGDDIEIEPADNGVFELISDNEIILEKRKLYDQVSEIGDLKKNILYKTFTKARSLFPELPGVRIHLTKRISPAGGLGGGSTNAASLLTFLFSWLSFFTSDEMHDLAAQIGSDVPFFLGDGHAFVTGRGEISEEIEVHSGQGILALTPQVMNTAEMYSLLKKPLQEGRSQKDGNTLSENLISVLKNGDWSALQGRLLNDFEPVAFQLHPELGVLRDRFLEFGSSYCSLTGSGSSMYGLVQGLEIQEELLHRLRQEFPNLTFVRFNF